Proteins found in one Fusobacterium perfoetens genomic segment:
- a CDS encoding segregation and condensation protein A, whose amino-acid sequence MMLKTGEKFQTENNIENMPKEIATQKDIVLKLDNFEGPLELLVYLIEKKKMKISEIKITQIIDEYLAILDASKRDHLDIKVEFVLIATELLEIKAFSILNLEKERQSEKDLKRRLEEYKIFKEVTQEVSKLENEFNISYTKKEGRKITKVSSKEYNLDSLTLDDIYESYKKYLSKQSSDIMEIKYERTYTLEDELEKLKIFIYNDKKNLEEIFERAENRMHLVYIFLAILDAYKEGIFDILKIEEKIYITKMN is encoded by the coding sequence ATGATGTTGAAAACTGGAGAAAAATTTCAAACAGAAAATAATATAGAAAATATGCCAAAGGAGATTGCAACTCAAAAGGATATAGTTTTAAAACTTGATAATTTTGAAGGACCTTTAGAACTTTTGGTGTATCTAATAGAAAAAAAGAAGATGAAAATCTCTGAGATAAAAATAACCCAGATTATAGATGAATATCTAGCTATCTTAGATGCAAGCAAAAGAGATCATCTTGATATAAAGGTAGAGTTTGTGTTGATAGCAACAGAACTTCTTGAGATAAAAGCTTTCTCAATACTTAATCTTGAAAAAGAGAGACAATCTGAAAAAGATTTAAAACGTAGATTGGAAGAATATAAGATTTTCAAAGAGGTAACCCAAGAGGTTTCAAAATTAGAAAATGAATTTAATATAAGTTATACAAAAAAAGAGGGAAGAAAGATAACAAAAGTTTCTTCTAAAGAGTATAATTTAGACTCTCTTACTTTAGATGATATTTATGAGAGCTATAAGAAATATCTTTCAAAACAAAGCTCTGATATAATGGAGATAAAATATGAGAGAACTTATACTTTAGAAGATGAGTTGGAAAAATTAAAAATATTTATTTACAATGATAAAAAAAATTTAGAGGAGATATTTGAGAGAGCTGAAAATAGAATGCATTTGGTTTATATATTCTTGGCGATTTTAGATGCTTATAAAGAGGGAATTTTCGATATACTGAAAATCGAAGAAAAAATATATATAACGAAAATGAACTAA
- a CDS encoding bifunctional riboflavin kinase/FAD synthetase codes for MKVIVDIQKSEERLKNSYVALGTFDGVHRGHRVLINSAIEEAKKNGGISVVYTFLNHPLEIIAPERVPKMINTIDEKLRLLEEMGVDYVVLQTFDEKYAETSKEEFIDKILIEYLGAKEIFVGFNYTFAEKGSGNVEYLRKVAPKKGIKLNEIKAIEYKGQVLSSTLIRKFILEGKIEEANMFLGRPFFISGEVEHGKKLGRVLGFPTANLKVVNKVYPPFGIFGGTVLIEGEKEKYNAVVNIGKNPTLKPGELSVEVHILDFNRDIYGKKIDVSIEKHLRDEKKFGSMEELRQGIRNDVENWRKISNRK; via the coding sequence ATGAAAGTAATAGTTGATATACAAAAAAGTGAAGAAAGATTAAAAAATAGCTATGTGGCTCTTGGAACTTTTGACGGAGTTCATAGAGGACACAGAGTTTTGATAAATAGTGCTATAGAGGAAGCTAAAAAAAACGGGGGAATATCAGTAGTTTATACTTTTTTAAACCATCCATTAGAAATAATAGCTCCAGAGAGAGTTCCTAAAATGATAAACACTATCGATGAAAAGTTAAGACTTTTAGAAGAGATGGGTGTTGATTATGTAGTTTTACAAACTTTTGATGAAAAGTATGCGGAAACTTCAAAAGAGGAATTTATTGACAAAATTTTAATTGAATATTTAGGAGCTAAAGAAATTTTTGTAGGATTTAATTATACTTTTGCTGAAAAAGGAAGTGGAAACGTAGAATACTTAAGAAAAGTTGCTCCTAAAAAAGGCATAAAACTTAATGAAATTAAAGCTATTGAATATAAAGGGCAGGTACTAAGCTCAACTCTTATTAGAAAATTTATATTAGAGGGAAAAATCGAAGAAGCTAATATGTTTTTAGGAAGACCATTTTTTATCTCTGGAGAAGTAGAACATGGGAAAAAACTTGGAAGAGTATTGGGATTTCCAACAGCAAACTTAAAGGTTGTAAATAAAGTTTATCCCCCTTTTGGAATATTTGGAGGGACAGTTTTAATCGAGGGTGAAAAAGAAAAATATAATGCAGTTGTAAATATTGGAAAAAATCCTACATTAAAACCGGGAGAATTAAGTGTAGAGGTACATATCCTAGATTTTAATAGGGATATTTATGGAAAAAAAATCGATGTTAGTATAGAAAAACATCTAAGAGACGAGAAAAAATTCGGTTCTATGGAAGAACTAAGACAAGGAATAAGAAATGATGTTGAAAACTGGAGAAAAATTTCAAACAGAAAATAA
- the whiA gene encoding DNA-binding protein WhiA, with protein sequence MSYTSQVKTEIIKKSIYTTKEKIAELRGILDVKNAIQNNKIEFKLESIELANRVYGLLKEVTELKLSVKYSISMNFGEHRVYIITIEKQNGYNDFIQMLEGFRGEEIEQDEERVAGFIRGLFLSTGYVKPPEKEYAMDFFIDDEEMADELYRILLNLGKKVSKTKKRNKNLVYLRNCEDIMDVLVMIGSIKEFYKYEEITMMKDLKNKTIREMNWEVANETKALNTGIKQIKMINYIGKVMGINKLSSVLEEVAFLRLQNPESSLQELADMIGISKSGIRNRFRRIEEVYNQLVEENKE encoded by the coding sequence ATGTCCTATACTTCTCAAGTAAAAACAGAGATAATAAAAAAATCAATTTATACAACAAAGGAAAAGATAGCAGAGCTTAGAGGAATTTTAGATGTTAAAAATGCTATTCAAAATAATAAAATAGAATTTAAACTGGAGAGTATCGAGCTTGCCAATAGAGTTTATGGACTTTTAAAAGAGGTCACAGAATTAAAACTAAGTGTAAAATATTCTATTAGTATGAATTTTGGTGAGCATAGAGTATATATAATAACTATTGAAAAACAAAATGGATATAATGATTTTATTCAGATGTTAGAGGGATTTCGTGGAGAAGAAATAGAGCAAGATGAAGAGAGAGTAGCTGGGTTTATAAGAGGATTATTTCTATCTACTGGTTATGTAAAACCACCTGAAAAGGAATATGCAATGGATTTTTTCATAGATGATGAAGAGATGGCAGATGAACTTTATAGAATTCTTTTAAACTTAGGGAAAAAAGTTTCTAAAACTAAAAAAAGAAATAAAAATTTAGTTTATTTAAGAAACTGCGAAGATATAATGGACGTTTTGGTAATGATAGGTTCTATCAAAGAGTTTTATAAATATGAAGAGATAACGATGATGAAAGATTTAAAAAATAAAACTATAAGAGAGATGAACTGGGAAGTTGCCAATGAAACCAAAGCTCTTAATACAGGGATAAAACAGATAAAAATGATAAATTATATTGGAAAAGTTATGGGGATAAATAAACTTTCATCAGTTTTGGAGGAGGTAGCTTTTTTAAGACTTCAAAATCCAGAAAGCTCTCTTCAAGAACTTGCTGATATGATAGGAATTTCCAAATCAGGTATAAGAAATAGATTTAGAAGAATAGAAGAAGTTTATAATCAATTAGTTGAAGAAAATAAGGAGTAA
- the polA gene encoding DNA polymerase I has protein sequence MKKIVLLDTSAIMYRAFYANMNFRTKDEPTGAVYGFTNMLLSIIKEFSPDYICAAQDVKRATLKRSAIYEEYKKNRDAVPEDLLRQIPRIEEVLDSFGIKRFKIDGYEADDVMGTISKKFSKDGYEIYIVTGDKDLAQLVDENINIALMGKGDDGGFKILSTDEDVVDYLGVVPNMIPDLFGLIGDSSDGIPGVRKVGEKKAIPMLEKYKNLEGIYENVDSLKEISGIGPGLIRNIKEDKEIAFLSRELATIEKNIPLDIEISQISYKIDNVKLLELFKVLGFKALIKRMNLQEEVVETKENNQLGLFAEIPKVVRASEILVVDSDEKFKNLVEEIKKEEEVFFYTENIGMAFSTAKQDYYVPFGHNLKLGANYQNYSKEKLNEIFSMDKKFITYDFKNVIKNIYKITTSNIEFDMMLGQHLKTAQTKEGIEILANEEGIEIQSYADLFGKELKENLDIESYGKYLCRLSNLLQEIYPSLKEDLEEKNLIKNLKETEIPLIEVLASMEEKGIAIDPRYFENYSVELASFIDELENKIYEVAGEKFNINSPKQLSEILFFKLNIPPVKKTKSGYSTDVGVLEYLKNQGEKIAEYILEYRKFAKLKSTYVDALLKVRDRENRIHTTFNQSGTATGRLSSSDPNLQNIPVKTDEGMKIREGFVARDGYKILGIDYSQIELRVLGEMSGDENLIDAYAKNEDLHSLTARKIFGLPKGSRVTREERTVAKTINFSVIYGKTPFGLANELKITQGEAKEYIEKYFAEYPKVKEFERQIVEVAEKKGYVETYFGRRRWIDGINSKNKNIKSQGERMAVNTVIQGTAAEIIKKAMISIYNILKDKGDIDMLLQVHDELIFEVKEEKVDYYRELIENIMKNSVDFKNVHLEVNSAVGKNWAEAK, from the coding sequence ATGAAAAAAATCGTTTTACTAGATACAAGTGCTATTATGTATAGAGCCTTTTATGCAAATATGAATTTTAGAACAAAAGATGAACCAACGGGGGCTGTTTATGGATTTACTAATATGTTGCTTAGTATCATAAAAGAATTTTCTCCTGATTATATTTGTGCTGCTCAAGATGTAAAGAGAGCTACATTAAAAAGAAGTGCTATCTATGAGGAGTACAAAAAAAATAGAGATGCAGTGCCGGAAGATTTATTAAGACAAATTCCAAGAATAGAGGAAGTTCTTGATTCTTTTGGAATTAAAAGATTTAAAATAGATGGATATGAAGCTGATGATGTAATGGGAACTATTTCTAAAAAGTTCTCAAAAGATGGTTATGAAATATATATTGTTACGGGAGATAAAGATTTAGCTCAACTTGTAGATGAAAATATAAATATCGCTCTTATGGGAAAAGGTGACGACGGAGGATTTAAAATTTTATCTACTGATGAAGATGTTGTTGATTATCTTGGAGTTGTACCTAATATGATACCGGATTTATTTGGTCTTATAGGAGATTCAAGTGACGGTATTCCAGGAGTTAGAAAAGTTGGAGAAAAAAAAGCTATACCAATGCTTGAGAAATATAAAAATCTTGAGGGGATTTATGAAAATGTAGATTCTTTAAAAGAGATAAGCGGAATAGGACCGGGGCTTATAAGAAATATAAAAGAGGATAAAGAGATAGCTTTTTTAAGTAGAGAACTAGCTACTATTGAAAAAAATATCCCTCTTGACATAGAAATTTCACAAATATCATATAAAATAGACAACGTCAAACTTTTGGAACTTTTTAAAGTTTTAGGTTTTAAAGCTTTAATAAAAAGAATGAATCTACAAGAAGAAGTTGTTGAAACTAAAGAAAACAATCAACTAGGACTTTTTGCAGAAATTCCAAAAGTGGTTAGAGCAAGTGAGATTTTAGTTGTAGATAGTGATGAAAAATTTAAAAATCTTGTGGAAGAGATAAAAAAAGAGGAGGAGGTATTTTTCTATACAGAAAATATAGGAATGGCTTTCTCAACTGCAAAACAAGATTACTATGTACCATTTGGACATAATCTAAAACTAGGTGCAAATTATCAAAATTATTCAAAAGAAAAATTAAATGAAATTTTCTCAATGGATAAAAAATTTATAACTTATGATTTTAAAAATGTAATAAAAAATATTTATAAAATCACTACTTCAAATATCGAGTTTGATATGATGCTTGGACAACATCTAAAAACTGCTCAAACAAAAGAGGGGATAGAAATACTTGCAAATGAAGAGGGAATAGAAATTCAAAGTTATGCTGATTTATTTGGAAAAGAGTTAAAAGAAAATCTTGATATAGAATCTTATGGAAAATATCTATGTAGATTATCTAATCTTTTACAAGAGATTTATCCAAGTCTTAAAGAGGATTTAGAAGAAAAAAATCTTATAAAAAATTTAAAAGAAACAGAGATACCTTTAATAGAAGTATTAGCGTCAATGGAAGAAAAAGGGATAGCTATTGACCCTAGATATTTTGAAAATTATAGTGTAGAGCTTGCAAGTTTTATAGATGAACTTGAAAATAAAATCTATGAAGTTGCTGGGGAAAAATTTAATATAAATTCTCCAAAACAACTTTCTGAAATTTTATTCTTTAAATTGAATATTCCACCTGTTAAAAAGACAAAAAGTGGATATTCTACAGATGTTGGAGTTTTGGAATACTTAAAAAACCAAGGGGAAAAAATAGCTGAGTATATATTGGAATATAGAAAATTTGCAAAATTAAAATCAACTTATGTAGATGCTCTTTTAAAAGTAAGAGATAGAGAAAATAGAATACACACTACTTTTAATCAAAGTGGAACAGCTACTGGAAGACTTTCATCATCAGATCCAAATCTTCAAAATATTCCTGTAAAAACAGATGAGGGAATGAAAATAAGAGAGGGATTTGTAGCAAGAGATGGTTATAAAATTCTTGGAATTGACTATTCTCAAATAGAACTTAGAGTTTTAGGAGAGATGTCAGGTGATGAAAATTTAATAGATGCTTATGCAAAAAATGAAGATTTACACAGTTTAACTGCTAGAAAGATTTTTGGACTTCCAAAAGGTAGCAGAGTAACAAGAGAAGAAAGAACAGTTGCTAAAACTATAAATTTTAGCGTTATTTATGGAAAAACACCTTTTGGACTTGCTAATGAACTTAAAATTACTCAAGGGGAGGCAAAAGAGTATATTGAAAAATATTTTGCTGAATATCCAAAAGTAAAAGAGTTTGAACGTCAGATAGTAGAAGTTGCAGAAAAAAAAGGTTATGTGGAAACATATTTTGGCAGAAGAAGATGGATTGATGGAATAAATTCTAAAAATAAAAATATAAAAAGTCAAGGGGAAAGAATGGCTGTTAATACAGTTATTCAAGGGACTGCTGCTGAAATTATAAAAAAAGCTATGATAAGTATCTATAATATTTTAAAAGATAAAGGGGATATAGATATGCTTTTACAAGTTCACGACGAACTTATTTTTGAGGTAAAAGAGGAAAAAGTAGATTATTATAGAGAGCTTATAGAAAATATAATGAAAAATAGTGTGGACTTTAAAAATGTCCATTTAGAAGTTAATAGCGCTGTAGGAAAAAATTGGGCAGAGGCTAAATAA
- a CDS encoding single-stranded DNA-binding protein, with translation MNLVVLTGRLTRDPELKYGQSGKAYSRFSLAVDRPFQKGEADFINCVAFGKTAELIGEYLRKGRKVGVQGSLQMNRYEVNGEKRTSYDVLVNNIEFLESKNATSSNNMDDPYANMDHTPEPVPSGISSMDDDEFPF, from the coding sequence ATGAACTTAGTTGTTTTAACTGGAAGATTAACTAGAGATCCTGAATTAAAATATGGACAAAGCGGAAAAGCTTATTCTAGATTTTCTTTAGCCGTTGATAGACCTTTCCAAAAAGGTGAAGCTGATTTTATCAACTGCGTAGCTTTTGGAAAAACTGCTGAACTTATTGGCGAATATTTAAGAAAAGGTAGAAAAGTTGGTGTTCAAGGTTCTCTACAAATGAATAGATATGAAGTAAATGGAGAAAAAAGAACTTCTTATGATGTACTTGTAAATAATATAGAATTCTTAGAATCAAAAAATGCAACATCTTCTAATAATATGGACGATCCTTATGCTAATATGGATCATACTCCAGAACCTGTTCCATCTGGAATATCTAGTATGGACGACGATGAGTTTCCATTCTAG
- the guaA gene encoding glutamine-hydrolyzing GMP synthase, with protein MKKNSIVILDFGSQYNQLIARRIREMGVYAEIVPYYEPLEKIKEREPKGIILSGGPASVYLEDAYMIDKALYDLGIPVLAVCYGMQLTNHLLGGKVEAAEKQEFGKAILVLDEAENPLFEGIPNNSQVWMSHQDHVVKMAPGFEQIAHTDSCIATCCNKEKNIYCVQFHPEVTHSEYGKEIYKNFVFNIAKCEQNWNMNNYIEETVKNIKATVGDKKVLLGLSGGVDSSVAATLIHRAIGDQLTCIFVDTGLLRKDEAKTVMEVYGENFHMNIKCVNAEERFLSKLAGVSDPEAKRKIIGKEFIEVFNEEASKLTDVTFLAQGTIYPDVIESQSVKGPSMTIKSHHNVGGLPEDMKFTLLEPLRELFKDEVRKVGRELGIPDHMIDRHPFPGPGLGIRILGEVSKEKADILREADAIFIEELRKADLYNKVSQAFVVLLPVKSVGVMGDFRTYEYTAVLRSANTIDFMTATWSKLPYEFLEVVSNRIINEVKGINRLTYDISSKPPATIEWE; from the coding sequence ATGAAAAAAAATAGTATCGTTATTCTTGACTTTGGTTCTCAATACAACCAATTAATTGCAAGAAGAATTAGAGAAATGGGGGTTTACGCTGAAATAGTTCCTTACTATGAACCTCTTGAAAAAATAAAAGAAAGAGAACCTAAAGGAATTATCCTTTCTGGTGGACCTGCATCTGTTTATTTAGAAGATGCTTATATGATTGACAAAGCTCTTTACGATTTAGGTATCCCAGTTCTTGCAGTTTGTTACGGAATGCAACTTACTAACCACCTTTTAGGAGGAAAAGTTGAAGCTGCTGAAAAACAAGAATTCGGAAAAGCTATCTTAGTTCTTGACGAAGCTGAAAATCCTTTATTCGAAGGAATCCCTAACAATTCTCAAGTTTGGATGAGCCACCAAGACCATGTTGTTAAAATGGCACCTGGATTTGAACAAATCGCTCACACAGATTCTTGTATCGCAACTTGTTGCAATAAAGAAAAAAATATCTACTGCGTACAATTCCACCCAGAAGTTACTCACTCTGAATATGGAAAAGAAATATATAAAAACTTTGTTTTCAATATAGCTAAATGTGAACAAAACTGGAATATGAACAACTATATTGAAGAAACTGTAAAAAATATAAAAGCTACTGTTGGAGATAAAAAAGTTTTACTTGGACTTTCTGGAGGAGTTGACTCTTCTGTTGCGGCTACTCTTATCCATAGAGCAATCGGAGATCAATTAACTTGTATCTTCGTTGATACTGGTCTTTTAAGAAAAGACGAAGCTAAAACTGTTATGGAAGTTTACGGAGAAAATTTCCATATGAACATCAAATGCGTAAACGCTGAAGAAAGATTCCTTTCTAAATTAGCTGGTGTATCAGACCCTGAAGCAAAAAGAAAAATAATTGGAAAAGAATTTATCGAAGTATTCAATGAAGAAGCTTCTAAATTAACTGATGTTACTTTCCTTGCTCAAGGAACTATCTATCCAGACGTTATTGAATCTCAATCTGTAAAAGGACCTTCAATGACAATTAAATCTCACCACAATGTTGGTGGACTTCCTGAAGATATGAAATTCACTTTACTTGAACCATTAAGAGAATTATTCAAAGACGAAGTTAGAAAAGTAGGAAGAGAATTAGGAATCCCTGATCATATGATCGATAGACACCCATTCCCAGGACCAGGACTTGGAATAAGAATTTTAGGAGAAGTTTCTAAAGAAAAAGCTGATATCTTAAGAGAAGCTGACGCAATATTTATTGAAGAACTTAGAAAAGCTGACCTTTATAATAAAGTAAGCCAAGCTTTCGTAGTTTTATTACCAGTAAAATCTGTTGGAGTTATGGGAGACTTCAGAACTTATGAATATACTGCAGTTTTAAGATCTGCTAACACTATTGACTTTATGACTGCTACTTGGTCAAAACTTCCTTATGAATTCTTAGAAGTTGTTTCTAATAGAATTATTAACGAAGTTAAAGGAATCAATAGATTAACTTATGATATTTCTTCTAAACCACCTGCAACTATCGAGTGGGAATAG
- a CDS encoding site-specific integrase: protein MPVYKEENGTWRARFYYIDHTGKRRETQKRGFKKKSEAQEYEREFLRKAQYNIDMTFESLVVLYFEDLSTRLKENTLETKKYLMELKIAPFFNKLKLSEITPNTIRAWQRKILQYTNEKTGKKYSQTYIKTMNNQLVAIFNYAVRFYNLKENPCHKAGSIGKKNADEMNIWSIEEFKKFISSEKLINPIAKTGFQTLFWTGLRIGELLALTREDIDLEKKTLRVNKSYQRLKGRDIITTPKTPRSNRIIEISDNLANVLENYFEKLYDLKKKDRIFPCTKYLFEHEIKRIAKAENMESIRLHDLRHSHASLLIHLGVNPVLISKRLGHEKVETTLNTYSHIYPNANISMMNLLNDISAKK, encoded by the coding sequence ATGCCTGTTTACAAGGAAGAAAATGGGACATGGAGAGCTAGATTTTATTATATTGACCATACAGGAAAGAGGAGAGAAACTCAAAAGAGAGGTTTTAAAAAGAAAAGTGAAGCCCAAGAATATGAAAGGGAGTTTTTGAGAAAGGCTCAATATAATATAGATATGACCTTTGAAAGTCTTGTAGTCCTCTATTTTGAGGACTTATCTACAAGGCTGAAAGAAAATACACTTGAAACGAAGAAGTATTTAATGGAGCTTAAAATAGCTCCATTTTTCAATAAATTAAAGCTGTCAGAAATAACTCCAAATACAATTCGTGCTTGGCAGAGAAAGATTTTGCAATACACTAATGAAAAGACAGGGAAAAAATACAGTCAGACTTATATAAAAACCATGAATAATCAGTTAGTAGCAATATTTAATTATGCTGTAAGGTTTTATAATCTTAAAGAAAATCCATGTCATAAGGCTGGTAGTATTGGAAAGAAAAATGCAGACGAAATGAATATATGGAGTATAGAAGAATTTAAGAAATTTATAAGTTCTGAAAAATTAATCAATCCGATAGCTAAAACAGGTTTTCAAACTTTATTCTGGACAGGGCTAAGAATTGGAGAACTTCTTGCTTTAACCAGAGAAGATATTGATTTAGAAAAGAAAACTCTTAGAGTGAATAAATCATATCAGCGGCTTAAAGGGAGAGATATAATTACCACACCTAAGACACCAAGAAGCAACAGAATAATAGAGATAAGTGACAACTTGGCAAATGTACTTGAAAATTATTTTGAAAAGTTGTATGATTTAAAAAAGAAAGATAGAATATTTCCATGTACTAAATATCTGTTTGAACATGAGATAAAGAGAATAGCAAAAGCTGAGAATATGGAAAGTATAAGACTTCATGATTTAAGACACAGCCATGCAAGTCTTTTGATACATTTAGGAGTTAATCCTGTGCTAATCAGTAAAAGATTGGGGCATGAAAAAGTGGAGACAACTCTTAATACATATTCACATATTTACCCAAATGCAAATATCAGTATGATGAATTTATTAAATGATATTTCAGCTAAAAAGTAA
- a CDS encoding transcriptional regulator yields the protein MEKILTAEQVATLCKVRVGKAYQIIRELNEELKKEGYITIRGRINKDYLLKRLGIEEVA from the coding sequence ATGGAAAAGATTTTAACGGCAGAACAAGTAGCAACTTTATGTAAAGTAAGAGTAGGTAAAGCCTATCAAATAATAAGAGAACTTAACGAGGAATTGAAGAAAGAGGGATATATTACTATCAGAGGAAGAATTAATAAAGATTACCTCTTAAAAAGACTTGGTATTGAGGAGGTGGCATAA